One Nonomuraea angiospora DNA segment encodes these proteins:
- the uppS gene encoding polyprenyl diphosphate synthase, which translates to MWTTDLLHSLYARRLRRQATAGPLPRHVGLIMDGNRRWARQQGLASPSIGHKYGAEHIEHVLSWCEGLGIEHVTVFLCSTENLQRRGDEEVAYLLRVIEQMVAERLDRPDARWRVHVAGLLDMLPDTTARALKSAVEATRTCATGFHLTLAIGYGGRQEVIDALRELLYERAEAGQSMVELASTLSVDDIAPHLYTAGQPDPDLVIRTSGEQRLSNFLLWQSAYSELYFCEAYWPAFREIDFLRALRSFAARQRRFGG; encoded by the coding sequence ATGTGGACGACTGATCTTCTTCACTCCCTCTATGCCCGGCGGCTGCGCCGTCAGGCCACGGCGGGCCCGCTGCCCCGCCACGTCGGCTTGATCATGGACGGCAACCGGCGCTGGGCCAGGCAGCAGGGCCTGGCCAGCCCGAGCATCGGCCACAAGTACGGCGCCGAGCACATCGAGCACGTGCTGTCGTGGTGCGAGGGGCTGGGCATCGAGCACGTGACGGTGTTCCTGTGCTCGACGGAGAACCTTCAGCGCCGCGGCGACGAGGAGGTCGCCTACCTGTTGCGGGTGATCGAGCAGATGGTCGCCGAGCGGCTGGACCGGCCGGACGCGCGCTGGCGCGTCCACGTGGCGGGCCTGCTCGACATGTTGCCCGACACCACGGCCCGCGCGCTCAAGAGCGCCGTCGAGGCCACCCGCACGTGTGCCACCGGTTTCCACCTCACGCTCGCCATCGGCTACGGCGGCCGCCAGGAGGTGATCGACGCCCTGCGCGAGCTGCTGTACGAGCGGGCCGAGGCCGGGCAGTCCATGGTGGAGCTGGCCTCGACGTTGAGCGTGGACGACATCGCGCCCCACCTCTACACGGCCGGTCAGCCCGACCCCGACCTGGTGATCCGCACCAGCGGCGAGCAGCGCCTGTCCAACTTCCTGCTCTGGCAGTCCGCCTACTCCGAGCTGTACTTCTGCGAGGCGTACTGGCCGGCCTTCCGCGAGATCGACTTCCTGCGGGCGCTGCGCAGCTTCGCCGCCCGGCAGCGACGGTTCGGGGGCTGA
- a CDS encoding small ribosomal subunit Rsm22 family protein, which translates to MLPEELRTALDKALSGYSPQELSDSVARLTERYRTNAATGGGTHIRGRADVAAYAAYRMPATYAAAATAMRQAAAMTPGFRPGSHLDVGGGTGAAIWAAGETWPSIERVTVIEHDPQIIDLGKRLARTSGALRGATWRQASVRPGLDRPVADLVTMSYALGELPQGRRREIVRWLAAEAAMVIVIEPGTPAGYATVAEAREVLVAQGLSVAAPCPHDGPCPIERGRDWCHFSVRLPRTSLHRRIKAGTLSFEDEKFSYVAAAALPGERAGARILRHPVKRKGVVSLRLCAGEEGIRDVIVSKRQGDLYRAARDADWGDGWGDDGLRLGHGNGEGGGSGSAGGSSLEDVDD; encoded by the coding sequence ATGCTTCCAGAAGAACTCAGAACCGCCCTGGACAAGGCGCTGTCCGGCTACTCGCCGCAGGAGCTGTCCGACTCCGTGGCGCGGCTCACCGAGCGCTACCGTACGAACGCCGCCACCGGCGGAGGCACCCACATCAGGGGCCGGGCCGACGTGGCGGCCTACGCCGCGTACCGGATGCCCGCCACCTACGCCGCCGCGGCCACGGCCATGCGCCAGGCGGCCGCCATGACCCCGGGCTTCCGGCCCGGCAGCCACCTCGACGTCGGCGGCGGCACGGGGGCGGCGATCTGGGCGGCGGGCGAGACCTGGCCGTCCATCGAGCGGGTCACGGTCATCGAGCACGACCCGCAGATCATCGACCTGGGTAAACGCCTCGCCCGTACGTCCGGGGCCCTGCGCGGGGCCACCTGGCGGCAGGCTTCGGTGCGTCCCGGCCTCGACCGGCCCGTGGCCGACCTGGTGACCATGTCGTACGCCCTGGGCGAGCTCCCCCAGGGCCGGCGCAGGGAGATCGTCCGCTGGCTGGCCGCGGAGGCGGCCATGGTGATCGTCATCGAGCCCGGCACCCCGGCGGGCTACGCCACCGTCGCCGAGGCCAGGGAGGTCCTGGTCGCCCAGGGGCTGAGCGTCGCCGCCCCCTGCCCCCACGACGGCCCCTGCCCGATCGAGCGGGGACGCGACTGGTGCCACTTCTCCGTCAGGCTCCCCAGGACGTCCCTGCACCGCCGGATCAAGGCGGGCACGCTCAGCTTCGAGGACGAGAAGTTCTCCTACGTGGCCGCCGCGGCGCTCCCGGGGGAGCGGGCCGGCGCCCGGATCCTGCGCCACCCGGTCAAGCGCAAGGGCGTGGTGTCCCTGCGGCTGTGCGCCGGGGAGGAGGGGATCCGCGACGTGATCGTGTCCAAGCGGCAGGGCGACCTCTACCGCGCGGCCAGGGACGCCGACTGGGGCGACGGCTGGGGCGACGACGGCTTGCGGCTCGGTCACGGAAATGGGGAAGGGGGCGGTTCCGGTTCGGCGGGTGGGTCATCCTTGGAGGATGTGGACGACTGA
- a CDS encoding alpha/beta fold hydrolase — protein sequence MLIIGDIKIAYEEAGPATPLGTVVLVHGGTTDMRLWEHQFRALSERYRVIRYDRRGCGRSGDAAGEVCHHEDLLAVMDALGVERAALAGSSMGGAYATEVALAAPARVAALALIGSGLAGHPWPQEMLDQARERVHGSVPADRLARYRDGTADHVDPADVRAMAEAHTLWQTAGPDRGRDALSDEVWESAVEMCGLVFERSWSGPRSTERHLTPPAATRLPEISAPTLVINGLSDVPGIQQMSDLLSAGIPAARRLDLPETGHLAPLERPTEVTEALTAFLATAFTP from the coding sequence ATGCTGATCATCGGCGACATCAAGATCGCGTACGAGGAGGCCGGCCCCGCGACCCCTCTGGGCACCGTCGTGCTCGTGCACGGCGGGACGACCGACATGCGCCTCTGGGAGCACCAGTTCCGCGCCCTCTCCGAGCGCTACCGCGTGATCCGCTACGACCGGCGCGGCTGCGGCCGGTCCGGCGACGCCGCGGGCGAGGTGTGCCACCACGAGGATCTGCTCGCCGTCATGGACGCGCTGGGGGTCGAGCGGGCGGCGCTGGCCGGCAGCTCGATGGGCGGCGCGTACGCGACCGAGGTCGCCCTGGCCGCCCCCGCCCGGGTGGCCGCGCTCGCCCTGATCGGCTCGGGCCTGGCCGGTCACCCATGGCCGCAGGAGATGCTGGACCAGGCGCGCGAGCGCGTCCACGGCTCGGTGCCCGCCGACCGCCTGGCCCGCTACCGCGACGGCACCGCCGACCATGTGGATCCCGCCGACGTACGCGCGATGGCGGAGGCCCACACCCTCTGGCAGACCGCCGGGCCCGACCGGGGCCGCGACGCGCTCTCCGACGAGGTGTGGGAGTCGGCGGTGGAGATGTGCGGCCTCGTGTTCGAGCGCTCCTGGAGCGGCCCCCGATCCACGGAACGCCACCTGACCCCGCCCGCCGCGACGCGACTGCCCGAGATCAGCGCCCCCACCCTGGTGATCAACGGCCTGTCGGACGTGCCCGGCATCCAGCAGATGTCCGACCTGCTCTCGGCCGGCATCCCGGCCGCCCGCCGCCTCGACCTCCCCGAGACGGGCCATCTGGCGCCGCTCGAACGCCCCACCGAGGTGACCGAGGCCCTGACGGCATTCCTGGCGACCGCCTTCACTCCCTGA